GAAATTAATAATAGCAATTCTATTAATTTCCTTATgaacgtatttgaataattaaaaacaGTAAGTGAAAAGATATGAAGGATTGAAGATATTTATAACCAAAAAGTTGGTTGACAAACAgttataaaaactgtttattctTATCCAAAATATAGATGATTACGGACaatataaaatacagatttctTTCTTATTCTTTCCATGTGGAATTCCCACAACACCAATACTAAAGACTAATATCCAAAAACATTGTGTAGATGAAATAATTTCATACTCCATTAACCGCAATGGAAGACTCAACAAAAGCTCATTTTATGTTAATTTGTGTTTCATATTTGGTCGTgtcaaatattaatatgaagtaaACCTTTAATTATGAGTTTcaacttttaattcaattgatttcatgaCATGCTACCGGAACTTCTTTAACAAGTGGTCAAAGGTTCGATTATTAGCAACTCGATTTGTTGATTAAATTACAGGACATGGTAACATGAGTCTGCATTGCTATATGGCACCTCTTTCCCCCAGCTCCACATATATATGATTTCATGGTTTTTTACGTGGAGTTAAACACCTATTCACCCCCAATAACCACGGGGCTACATTTACACCTTATTTCTTATCATTATACAAAGATTTCGTCTCGTAAACTAAAACACTAGTAAAAAGTTTATCTTCTCACTCTTTTCAGGGATCCAACCATTTTTAACACTAACTCACTTTGATTTGCCTCAAGAACTGGAGGACAGATACAATGGCTTTCTAAGTTCGGAATCTCAGTAAGCTACcatctttctctttctaaattCCACCAGATTTGGTATCCGACCGAATCTGAAAGCAAAAATTTCTGTGAATGATGCTTAGTCCCAAGAAAAAtgtaaatttgtaaatattttcaTCCACGGACCAATGAGTATTTTATTCCGATTCCGCTACTGTTATTATAATAATGATAGCTAATGTCCTTTTCTGATGTTTTGAATAACAGGAAGGATTTTGGATATTATGCCGACGTTTGTTTTAAGTATTTCGGAGACAGGGTTAAGTTTTGGACGACCTTTAATGAACCAAATCTTCAAGTTACATTTGGTTACCGTTTAGGTTATTTCCCTCCGTCTCGTTGCTCTGGCCCTTTTGGAAATTGTACTAGAGGAAATTCGGAGAAGGAACCTTTTGTAGCAGCACATAACATGATCTTGTCTCATGCAACTGCAGTTGATATTTATAGAACTAAATACCAGGTATTTATAATTCAGACATTAACATTAGCCATAACGAAAAGGAAAAAGTTAGAAAATTTAGTTGTAAAAACACCATTCAATTTTAGCCCAAATGGCACAAAAAATAGAAACTCATTTTCGATGAACTTATGTTTATTGTGCCTAAAATTTCTCATTACATATAAGGCTATTCTCAACAATGAACGACTTTGTATCTTAGGTCTAAATTTGTTCTTTCTCAATAATCATACATCGAAAAGATAGTATGTGACAACATTCTATATTTGttacaaaattttatttttcaattgaaATAAGAGTTGTAACAAGTTGACTGGGGCGGAGATAAGGGGGCCTGGAGAGGCCCAGGCCTCTCCAGCGGCCGAAACCACTCCTATCACGGATGGTTTTCAGCCGCTCGACTGTTGGAACTATTCTTATTATGGATAGTTCTGTCCTCCTGTTTCTAACAAATTAAGGTTTGGAGTGGTTAAATAACCCATTGAGTTTgtattaattacaaaatccaaCTTGATTAATAAAGGATAGACGATAAATTTCTCTAAGTTTGTTCAAGACGactcaattttacttttatagtccaaatctagtttaattttgagaagttttacattAATATGTAAAAATTGATTCTGGATGGCTCAGAAAGAGCAAGGAGGCAGCATTGGGATAGTGATGAGTTGCCATTGGTTTGAACCTATTAGCAATTCCACAGCAGACAAGTTAGCTTCTGAAAGAGCTCTTGCCTTCTCCTCCAACTGGTTCGTTTCGTTGCGTATTTTATCATCAATTGTACTGGTTAATTACATTCTTGGTCTTCAACTATCATAAATGGAACAAAAAAATATCGTAATTTTTCAGTAATTAACGAGAAAGTCATCATTGTTTAACTTTAGTTTCATCTATCGTCCGTTTGTTTGAAAACTAGCAAACATATTCAACACTAATGTCTGCCTGGATTGTCATCAAAATATCGTCAcgtggaaattaaaaaaaagaatcatcaaaattttatcattaaaattaaaaaataggtatatttttatatttttcatctCCCAAAATTTTGATGATCTCTCATCCACGTGGCATCTCTAACAAATGTATTTATTAGTTATCGGATAAAAGTACTATGTGTGAAATCAAATTTAAACGACAATGACTGTCTAATTAAGAATTTAAGAAGGATAAGGTGCATAAACACTTCTAATATTTAcaattagaagcaattttactcataacgtctaaaatgatataattttgcTTCTAATGTTGGCAGTGAAACAATTCATTGTTGACAAGTAGGgtcaaatttgataaataatttatcaaattgtcttctcggtcctGAATCTTGTTATTTACACTTAacatgtgtgtcattttatcactaattactAATGAATCACAAAAATATGATTagacgtaaaaaaaaattaaaaaaaaaatatagagcaCTTTGTaggagttggacaaaaaaattgaaatattttgctcgatttaaaaatagcaatccctaattctattattaaattataaaaaaatatgaaatcttttttttttcagaacCTACTAATATGCAATTAtggcagaataatgaacaaaatatcAGTGTTTTATAAAGATTtgtgaaattgaccaaacttatcagcattagaagtaaaattgctattgactgCTGACTTTAGGAacaaaattacatcattttggacgggtaaaattgctcatgactgtAAAATTACTGgtattttgcaccttatcccattTAAGAATTATGAAATTCTTATTTCATTTTTCATGGTTGGAGAACTATGAGTGTAATTAACTTGAGTTTCTTCCATGGCCATACATATTTATATAACCTTATGGATTAAACAGGTTCTTGGACCCAATAATCTTGGGAAAATATCCTAAAGAAATGGTGGAAATTCTTGGTTCTACTTTAccagaattttcaaaaagtGATCAAGAAAAACTGAAGAATGGACTTGATTTTATTGGTATTAACCATTATACTAGTTACTTTGTCCAAGATTGCATATATTCTTTGTGCGAAAATGGACGAGGAAGCTCCAAGACTGAAGGTTTTTGTCTACAAACTCAACAGAAAAACGGAGTTCCCATCGGTCAACCTGTACGAACTCATCCCCCGACGATTACTGAAGTTTGGGGTTTGTTTCTCAAAGGTTACTTAACTTCATTTTCTTTCGATAAAATCAATGAACTTCatatttgatttcaataaaagTCACACATGACACATCCTATGTCAAGAAAGGTTTTCAAATTTTTTCGATAAAATCAATGAACTTCatatttgatttcaataaaagTCACACATGACACATCCTATGTCAAGAAAGGTTTTCAAATTTTTTCGTGGATTAGGATGTGTTATATGGCATACACATACATATAGGGTATGCATTGATTCGGTTTAAACCACATGCTGAACCGAACCAattaaattcggttttgttattcgtttttttgACACTTAGGTTAAACatcgattttatttttttagtgcATTTTGGTATTCAGTTCGGTTTGACAAAAAATGTAACAAACCCGAACCGCACCGAATTACATGTAttctatattattttataatatatacatatatttgaatttacaagtttaatttttttttattgttgttgagataataaactaatatgaatatattttaatttttttttattgttgttgagataataaactaatatgaatatattttgaaaatatttcaaatttttttattgtttaagtaaatttaattatgaaatatagtgatttttattttttattttttaattaaattcagtTTGTTCTGTTTAAAATCACACCGAACCGAatattttggttcggttataTTTTGGTTTTATATGTTACTTGGTTTGATATTGGTGTGAATTATTTTGgtaatttcggttcggttcggttttgaaTCAATGCACACCCCTACATACACATGACTGTAATGTCAGCCATAAAAGTTAGAAATGTCTTACATGGCATTTTGTTAACATATAGTCAATTGTCTTCTGTGGCATGTCAACTTCCGAGTGAGTTTTGTGAATAAATTGGTTGCAATGGCTTTATTGAAATCAATCGTGAAATTGAGTGATTTtactaaaagaaaataaagtttAGTGATCTTTGTGAAATAGAAACCAaatttcaattacttttagtccATTTACACCCAAAAACTATTTCGGGGTGCTTATTGAAGAGAATGATAAAGCTTTTTTTTGTGtggttttctttttctgtaAACACAGTCAGGAATGGAATGGCTATTCGTCTACCTAGAGGGAATGGAGAAGATAGTTACCTATGTCAAAGACAGATACAACAATATACCAATGATCATTACAGAAAATGGTAAGCATATGAACTTATAATAAGTTGAAGTGTGCGTCATTTTATGTGGATTCAGCGAAAGGAACCAGGATAAATACGAAACTAACAAAATAGGCTTACACGTGaaaaaatattaacaagaaaacCTGTaaaaatttatgatttttttagaaaatgagGTTGAAAGGAGTAGAACATAGGACATCTTAAATAGAAATAAGCATTCTTAATCATCTCATCTATctttaaatattgaaataatactatatAGAATCAATATAATTCTTTCCAAAATATTTCCAGACAccaaaactaaattttttttttctaattctcCGGCGGTCTGCCGGGACTCGAGCCCACTCAACCCCCCTGGTTCCGCCCTGGTAGGGACTGATATCATTCAGTCTTATTTTCTTTAGAACTTTGTAAGGTCTACACTTCCGAGGTATGAGCTTCTGCTTGCCACGCTGGCTAAACTTTCTTTGCTTAAATAGACTATCTCGAGTTCCCAACTTTAAACTGTATATCTTTCGAGTGTTTATCAACCTTCTAAAGAAAATAATGTTTGAACCCTTaagaattatttttattaataaaaatataagattCTTCTTATAAAGGCTCAAACTTACATATTTATTGCGTTGACCTAAAATACTtgaaagaaaacatgaaaaagtctAAAATAAGCTAGCAAAGACAAAAGTATTTACAATAAAACTTGAATACTTCATGGAGAAGTAAACAATGATCCTTCCAAACTTGCTCATTTTGGCCATATAGCCTTGTCCTATCTAGACCTTCCCTATTTGGTTATAGGGATCCGATCTCCCATGACTCTTTTGTCTTGTTTGATAATTAGATGTTAATtgatagctgattacattagctgttaatTGATTACCTTTTTAGTTAGCGGATTTGACTAGTTGGTTTGACTAGCGGATTATGTGAactgtttggtaaaatttaactgattgctaatagctgtttatgtaaaatgacaaataaagacatggtaaaacatttatttaggattaaagagtattaattaggggtaaaaatatccataaaaagagatggagcaataaactaattgaaaaagctcatattagctttttcaaaattagctttttggaccCAATAAGCTATTTCAAACCTtttttcaccaaacaccactattgGAGGTTTGACTAGTCCAACCTCTAAACtgactcaaacctctaattttcctccaaaaagctctttaccaaacaagacctttatttctttttcaaatCTCTTTAAAGGAGATGCACGCATCACTAAGGCTGCCAATTTCTAACATGATAACATGATTTACACATAGTACGAGAAATCTGATgtaattatcatttttgttctatttatatcatatataatcatagGAACATATAAATCATATATAATTATGACACGAATAATCCATTTCACATTTCTATTATGAACCATGATTACAGGTTATGCCCAAGTAAACAATCCGAAGCTCAGCATTGAAGAATATCTCCATGATGTGGCAAGGGTAGAATACATATCCGGTTATTTAAACTCGCTAATAACTGCAATAAGGTGAGTTATAAAACATTTAATGTTATGAGTACATGCTAAATTTTATCGATGGTCACTTAAGTTTGGATAATATTCCACTATAGTCACAAAAGTTCATTTTgtatcaataatatatataattattacagGAGAAATCTCACTAACAATCACTCAAGCTAAATTATTCCCAAAAATGCTAACTATATGATGCTTTTGTCAACTTCATCAGGCAACGTAAGTATCATATGTATTAATTTTAACGGCCTACAAAATGTCAGGAACGGCCCTGTTAATTTATTACTACATTGCCTCAATTTTCTTACCTTCCAACCTTCATTTAACGTCATTTAACCTAATAAATACGTTCTGCATGGCAGTAAGTAAATACACATGTGCTTACGTGGTTTTCTTGAATTGACTAACTGTCCTAGTCAGATTTCCAGTaagaatttaatttttaagggaaaattataaatgaactatttaaacttaatTGATGAAAAACTAACTTTAGTGAACACCGACACATAAATACTAAACTTTAGTGACCTTGGATGTATTGgacccaatatatatatatatatatatatactattttttATCTTGCCACGTGGCTAACATATGatgtaaattataaaaaatgtttGACATATGTCAAGTTTGATTTTGAGTTGTCTTGTCATGTTAGCTTTCCGGATGAACGTGTAAATAAGCTTGATTATAGTGACTTTATTGACACTGAGTGATATTTTAGTGATTTTATTGTCTCAAAAATTACTTAGGTGGTGAGTTGAGTGCCCGTGGATATATTTTACCCTAATTTTGTAGCCATTG
The sequence above is drawn from the Euphorbia lathyris chromosome 6, ddEupLath1.1, whole genome shotgun sequence genome and encodes:
- the LOC136232757 gene encoding beta-glucosidase 46-like isoform X1; its protein translation is MGFLWFYGVVLILEAILLPNLSESSHLKSVKDSSAFPPNFLFGTASSSYQYEGAYLSDGKGLNNWDVYTHIPGEIIDGSTGDVAVDQYHQYKKDIDLMVSLGVNSYRFSISWARILPKGRFGDVNMAGIGYYNNLINAFLLEGIQPFLTLTHFDLPQELEDRYNGFLSSESQKDFGYYADVCFKYFGDRVKFWTTFNEPNLQVTFGYRLGYFPPSRCSGPFGNCTRGNSEKEPFVAAHNMILSHATAVDIYRTKYQKEQGGSIGIVMSCHWFEPISNSTADKLASERALAFSSNWFLDPIILGKYPKEMVEILGSTLPEFSKSDQEKLKNGLDFIGINHYTSYFVQDCIYSLCENGRGSSKTEGFCLQTQQKNGVPIGQPSGMEWLFVYLEGMEKIVTYVKDRYNNIPMIITENGYAQVNNPKLSIEEYLHDVARVEYISGYLNSLITAIRKGADVRGYFVWSLLDNFEWRYSYTKRFGVHYVDYDTLERTPKLSATWFKEFIAKHKISKSNL
- the LOC136232757 gene encoding beta-glucosidase 46-like isoform X2, with the protein product MGFLWFYGVVLILEAILLPNLSESSHLKSVKDSSAFPPNFLFGTASSSYQYEGAYLSDGKGLNNWDVYTHIPGEIIDGSTGDVAVDQYHQYKKDIDLMVSLGVNSYRFSISWARILPKGRFGDVNMAGIGYYNNLINAFLLEGIQPFLTLTHFDLPQELEDRYNGFLSSESQKDFGYYADVCFKYFGDRVKFWTTFNEPNLQVTFGYRLGYFPPSRCSGPFGNCTRGNSEKEPFVAAHNMILSHATAVDIYRTKYQKEQGGSIGIVMSCHWFEPISNSTADKLASERALAFSSNWFLDPIILGKYPKEMVEILGSTLPEFSKSDQEKLKNGLDFIGINHYTSYFVQDCIYSLCENGRGSSKTEGFCLQTQQKNGVPIGQPSGMEWLFVYLEGMEKIVTYVKDRYNNIPMIITENGYAQVNNPKLSIEEYLHDVARVEYISGYLNSLITAIRRFGAGGS